CGCTGGGGCGCGGCCCGCCCGGCCCTGGCCGCCGACGGGCGCCTGATCCTGCGGCACGCCAGGCACCCCCTGCTCCTGGAGCAGGCCGATCGCTCCGAAGCCCAGGTCGTCCCGATCGATCTGGAGGTGGGGGGCCGCTTCCGCGTCCTGGTCATCACCGGGCCCAACACCGGTGGCAAGACCGTGGCCCTGAAGACGGCCGGCCTGCTGAGCCTGATGGCCCTTGCCGGCCTCCACGTCCCGGCCTCGCCCGACTCGGCCGTCCCGATCTTCGATGCCCTCTTCGCCGACATCGGCGACGAGCAGAGCATCGCTCAGAACCTCAGCACGTTCTCCTCCCACATCGGCCAGATCGGTCGCATCCTGGCCGCGGTCACGGCTCGTTCCCTCGTCCTCCTGGACGAGCTGGGGGCCGGGACCGACCCGGCGGAGGGGGCGGCCCTTGCGGTGGCCGTCCTCGAGGCCCTCCTGCAGGAGGGGCCGGCCGTGGTGGCCACGACGCACCTCGAGGCGGTGAAGGTCCACGCCGCCCGGACACCGGGGATGGAGAACGCCAGCGTCGAGTTCGACCTGGAGACCCTCCGGCCCCGGTACCGGCTGAGCCTCGGCGTGCCGGGGCACTCGTTCGCCCTGGAGATCGCCTCTCGGCTGGGCGTCCCCGCCCCCATCGTGGCCCGGGCGCGGGAACTTCTGGGGCCGGCGATGCTCCGCGCGGGCGACCTGGTCACCGCCCTGGCCTCGGACCGGCAGGCGGCGGAGGCGGCCCGCCGCGAGGCCGAGGGCCTGCTGGCGGAGGCGGCGGAGGCCCGGGAGCGCTATCAGAGCCTCTGGGCCGAGCTGCAGCGCGAAGCGGCGGCGCTCCGGCGCCAGGCGCGAGCGGACGCCGAAGCCGCGGTCCTTGCCGCGCGCCGGGAGGCGGAGCAGCTGGTGGCGCGCCTCCGGGCCGCCGGCGCCGATCGAGAGGCGATCCGGGCCTTCCAGCGGGACCTGGCGGATCTGGGGCGGCGGGTGGGAGAAACGGTCGGGCCGCCTCCGGGGCCTGTGCCGTTGCCGGACCTGCGGCCGGGCCAGGCGGTCCGCCTCCCCGCATACCGGCAGCGGGGGACGGTCCTGGAGGAGGTGGCCGCCGACGGCACAGTGGCGGTCCAGCTCCCGCTCGGAAAGGTCCGGGTCCCGGCCGCGGAGGTCCACCCGGCGGGGCCCGCCGAGGAGCCCGCCGCCGTCGCCGCGACGGCACCGGCCGTGGAAGAGCTCCCGCTGGAGCTGAACCTGCTCGGGGCGCGGGTGGAGGAAGCGGTCAGCCGGACCGAGAAGTACCTGGACGACGCGTTCCTGGCCGGGGCCCCCCGGGTCCGGATCGTGCACGGGAAGGGGACGGGGGCGCTCCGGCGGGCGATCACCGAGTTGCTGCGCGCCCACCCGCTGGTGGAGCGGTTCTCCCTGGCTGAGGCCAGCGAGGGGGGGAGCGGCGCCACGGTGGTGGAGCTCACGCGGCGCTGAGGGGTCCCCCGGCGCGGCGGCAGGGGAGGAGCATGACCGGCCTGATCCCGAGCGAGCTGGTGGCCACCGTCCTGAGCAGCACCGACATCGTGGAGCTCATCGGCGGCTACCTCCCCCTCACCCGGGCCGGGCGCTCCTTCAAGGCCCTCTGTCCCTTTCACAGCGAGAAGACCCCCTCCTTCATGGTCAACCCCGACCGGCAGATCTTCCACTGCTTCGGGTGCGGGGAGGGGGGGGATGCGGCCCGCTTCCTGATGCGGCGGGAGGGCTTCTCGTTCCCTGAGGCCATCGAGTTTTTGGCGCAGCGGGCCGGGGTCCCGCTCCCGCGCCGGCGCGGAGGGGGGGGGCGGGAGCAGGAGGACGGCCGCCTGCGCCTCTACGAGGTCCAGCGGGCCGCCTGCGAGTACTTTCGGCAGAGCCTGCAGGCGAAGGAAGGCGAGGCGGCGCAGGCGGCGTTGGCGGGGCGGGGGATCCTCCCCGAGACGATCGAGCGCTTCCAGCTGGGCTACGCGCCGGACGCCTGGGAGGGCCTGGTCCGCTTCCTCACCCAGCGCGGCTTTCCGCCCCGGCTCATGGAGGGGGGTGGCCTGGTCATCCCGCGGCCCGCCGGGAAGGGACAGTACGACCGGTTCCGGGATCGCCTGATGATCCCGATCCAGGACCCGGCGGGCAAGATCCTGGGGTTCGGGGGGAGGGCTCTCGGGGCCCAGGAACCCAAGTACATGAACTCCCCCGAGACGGCGATCTACCGGAAGGGACACCAGCTCTTCGGGCTCCCCGTGGCGGCCCGAGCGCTGCGCGAGACGGGCAGGGCGGTGCTCGTGGAGGGCTACTTCGACTGCATCGCGCTGCAGCAGGCGGGGATTGCCGAGGCGGTGGCGGTCCTGGGGACCGCCCTCACCCGCGAGCAGGCGTTGCTCCTGCGCCGGTATGTGGACCAGGTCACCCTGGTCTTCGATCCGGACCGCGCCGGGCAGCAGGCGGCGTGGCGCGGGCTCGAGCTCACGCTGGAGACGGGGCTGGGGGCGGCAGTCGTCCCCCTCCCCGAGGGGACCGACCCCGACGGCTTCATCCGGAAGGAGGGGCCTGAGCCCTTCCGGGCCCGCCTCGCCTCCGCACAGGATCTGGTGGACTTCGCGCTCGGACAGGG
This DNA window, taken from Candidatus Methylomirabilis sp., encodes the following:
- a CDS encoding endonuclease MutS2, coding for MDAHALKVLEFPAALACLAREAATSLGREAAETLTPGSDPTAIAEALDAVTEAREALHATRLPMDGVHDIREAVAAARVAGSCLDPVTLGEIASTLEAARRLRAAGAALQGPWPRLKAAAARLTPPAEVLAELRRCLAPDGSVADEASAELRRLRKQVAAQREAILATLHALLQAAAGQGAVAEPFVTLRNDRYVIPVTREGRGRIRGVVQDQSASGQTLFVEPEGVVEQNNRLRLLRQAEEREVRRVLTRLTGLVAAQAEAVEATVQALAALDLLLAKARLADRWGAARPALAADGRLILRHARHPLLLEQADRSEAQVVPIDLEVGGRFRVLVITGPNTGGKTVALKTAGLLSLMALAGLHVPASPDSAVPIFDALFADIGDEQSIAQNLSTFSSHIGQIGRILAAVTARSLVLLDELGAGTDPAEGAALAVAVLEALLQEGPAVVATTHLEAVKVHAARTPGMENASVEFDLETLRPRYRLSLGVPGHSFALEIASRLGVPAPIVARARELLGPAMLRAGDLVTALASDRQAAEAARREAEGLLAEAAEARERYQSLWAELQREAAALRRQARADAEAAVLAARREAEQLVARLRAAGADREAIRAFQRDLADLGRRVGETVGPPPGPVPLPDLRPGQAVRLPAYRQRGTVLEEVAADGTVAVQLPLGKVRVPAAEVHPAGPAEEPAAVAATAPAVEELPLELNLLGARVEEAVSRTEKYLDDAFLAGAPRVRIVHGKGTGALRRAITELLRAHPLVERFSLAEASEGGSGATVVELTRR
- the dnaG gene encoding DNA primase — translated: MTGLIPSELVATVLSSTDIVELIGGYLPLTRAGRSFKALCPFHSEKTPSFMVNPDRQIFHCFGCGEGGDAARFLMRREGFSFPEAIEFLAQRAGVPLPRRRGGGGREQEDGRLRLYEVQRAACEYFRQSLQAKEGEAAQAALAGRGILPETIERFQLGYAPDAWEGLVRFLTQRGFPPRLMEGGGLVIPRPAGKGQYDRFRDRLMIPIQDPAGKILGFGGRALGAQEPKYMNSPETAIYRKGHQLFGLPVAARALRETGRAVLVEGYFDCIALQQAGIAEAVAVLGTALTREQALLLRRYVDQVTLVFDPDRAGQQAAWRGLELTLETGLGAAVVPLPEGTDPDGFIRKEGPEPFRARLASAQDLVDFALGQGPVRGGVEGGVRAADRVLPVLARLPDGIRKTRYIQRLAERLGVPEQAVLAELARLPVSRSPRPEPGAGLPPPPPLVPEEKLLLQLLLLFPVLRERVRQEAPGIQGEATRSILEVLAGPEGREEGLLARALAHHPREDVRRLASEFLVADPEAFPEPARMLQDCLKRIRLRADRPGLRELQRQIGEAEERGDPEAVARLQAEYQERIRRAG